The Prunus persica cultivar Lovell chromosome G8, Prunus_persica_NCBIv2, whole genome shotgun sequence genome includes a region encoding these proteins:
- the LOC18766494 gene encoding CLIP-associated protein isoform X2, producing the protein MEEALELARAKDTKERMAGVERLHQLLEASRKSLSSSEVTSLVDCCMDLLKDNNFRVSQGALQALASAAVLSGDHLKLHFNALVPAVVERLGDGKQPVRDAARRLLLTLMEVSSPTIIVERAGSYAWAHKSWRVREEFARTVTAAIGLFAATELPLQRAILPPILQMLNDSNPGVREAAIMCIEEMYTQAGPQFRDELQRHHLPMSMVKDINARLERIEPKVRSSDGLSSNFSAVETKHVSHNPKKSSPKAKSSSREVSLFGGENDATEKSVDPIKVYSEKELIREIEKIASTLVPEKDWSVRIAAMQRIEGFVYGGATDYQCFRGLLKQLVGPLSTQLSDRRSSIVKQACHLLCFLSKELLGDFEACAEMFIPVLFKLVVITVLVIAESADNCIKTMLRNCKVARVLPRIADCAKNDRNAVLRARCCDYALLILEYWADAPEIQRSADLYEDLIRCCVADAMSEVRSTARMCYRMFSKTWPERSRRLFSLFDPVIQRLINEEDGGIHRRHASPSVRDRGVSYTPQPSAASNLPGYGTSAIVAMDKSSSLSSGTSLSSGLLLSQAKSLGKGTERSLESVLHASKQKVSAIESMLRGLDLSEKHNSTLRSSSLDLDSTTTSINKGSNRNGGLVLSDIITQIQASKDSGKSSYRSNLSAEAMPTVSSYTMKRASERGQERGFIEENNDIREARRFTNSQIDRQYDSPHRDGNFRDSHNNHIPNFQRPLLRKNVTGRMSAGRRRSFDDSQLSLGEMSNYVEGPTSLNDALSEGLSPSSDWNARVAAFNYLRSLLQQGPKGIQEVIQNFEKVMKLFFQHLDDPHHKVAQAALSTLADIIPSCRKPFESYMERILPHVFSRLIDPKELVRQPCSTTLDIVSKTYSVDSLLPALLRSLDEQRSPKAKLAVIEFAISSFNKHSINTEGSGNSGILKLWLSKLTPLVHDKNTKLKEAAITCIISVYSHFDSISVLNFILSLSVEEQNSLRRALKQYTPRIEVDLMNFLQNKKERQRLKSSYDPSDVVGTSSEEGYVSVSKKSHFFGRYSAGSVDSDGGRKWSSTQESAIVTGNAGQTASDEARENLYQNFETGSNNDVLNSKSKDLSYTINPVSQNLGSWTSPLDNIDGRVNLEGLSATPCMDVNGLMSLDHMGVGENIGHDSEAPTDLEPNHEKLKALKVNSTPDTGPSIPQILHLIGNGTEESPTASKRDALQQLIEASIANEHSVWTKYFNQILTVVLEVLDDFDSSTRELSLSLIIEMLKNQKDAMEDSVEIVIEKLLHVTKDVVPKVSNESEHCLSIVLSQYDPFRCLSVIVPLLVTEDEKTLVTCINCLTKLVGRLSQDELMAQLPSFLPALFEAFGNQSADVRKTVVFCLVDIYIMLGKAFLPYLEGLNSTQLRLVTIYANRISQARTGSSIDTNHD; encoded by the exons ATGGAGGAAGCTCTGGAGCTCGCACGTGCCAAGGACACGAAGGAGCGCATGGCCGGAGTGGAGCGCCTGCATCAGCTTCTGGAAGCGTCGAGAAAGAGCCTGAGTTCGTCGGAGGTGACGTCGCTTGTCGACTGCTGCATGGATCTTCTCAAGGACAATAATTTCAGAGTCTCTCAGGGCGCTCTGCAAGCCCTAGCCTCCGCTGCTGTGCTCTCCGGCGACCACCTCAAGCTCCACTTTAATGCACTTGTTCCCGCCGTCGTCGAGCGTTTGGGCGATGGAAAACAGCCTGTTCGCGACGCCGCTCGGAGACTCCTGCTTACTCTCatggag GTTTCTTCTCCAACAATCATTGTTGAAAGAGCAGGATCTTATGCCTGGGCACACAAAAGCTGGAGAGTTCGAGAAGAGTTTGCACGAACTGTCACCGCAGCAATTGGACTTTTTGCAGCAACTGAACTTCCACTTCAGAGGGCTATACTTCCTCCT ATTCTACAGATGTTGAATGATTCAAATCCTGGTGTAAGGGAAGCAGCTATAATGTGCATTGAG GAGATGTATACACAGGCAGGGCCTCAATTCCGTGATGAACTTCAGCGGCACCATCTTCCTATGTCTATG GTGAAGGATATTAATGCGAGGCTAGAGAGGATTGAACCTAAGGTTCGTTCCTCAGATGGACTTTCCAGCAATTTTAGTGCTGTAGAAACAAAGCATGTGAGCCATAACCCCAAGAAAAGTAGTCCAAAGGCCAAAAGTTCCTCAAGGGAGGTGTCTCTTTTTGGAG GGGAAAATGATGCTACTGAAAAATCCGTAGACCCTATTAAAGTTTATTCAGAGAAGGAACTAATAAgggaaattgagaaaattgcTTCTACCCTTGTACCAGAAAAAGATTGGTCAGTTCGCATTGCTGCAATGCAGAGAATTGAAGGGTTTGTATATGGAG GTGCTACTGACTATCAATGTTTCCGGGGACTCTTGAAGCAACTTGTTGGCCCTCTGAGCACACAATTATCTGATCGAAGGTCTAGCATAGTAAAGCAG GCTTGCCATCTGTTGTGCTTTTTGTCGAAGGAGCTTTTGGGAGATTTTGAGGCATGCGCAGAGATGTTCATTCCA GTTCTTTTCAAGCTGGTTGTGATTACTGTACTTGTAATTGCAGAGTCAGCAGATAATTGCATAAAAACG ATGTTGCGTAATTGTAAAGTTGCTCGTGTGCTTCCTCGAATTGCTGATTGTGCAAAGAATGACCGTAATGCAGTACTTCGTGCAAG GTGTTGTGATTATGCACTGTTGATACTAGAGTATTGGGCTGATGCACCAGAAATACAACGATCGGCGGATTTGTATGAAGATCTAATAAGGTGTTGTGTGGCAGATGCAATGAGCGAG GTCCGATCGACTGCAAGAATGTGCTATAGAATGTTCTCAAAAACATGGCCAGAGCGTTCCCGACGATTATTTTCCCTATTTGATCCTGTTATTCAAAGG TTAATCAATGAAGAGGACGGGGGAATACATAGGCGTCATGCTTCTCCTTCTGTTCGTGATAGGGGTGTGTCATATACTCCCCAGCCCTCTGCTGCTTCAAATTTACCTGGATATGGAACTTCAGCTATTGTTGCAATGGATAAAAGTTCAAGTTTATCCTCAGGCACTTCTCTATCTTCAGGACTACTTTTGTCACAAGCTAAATCACTTGGTAAAGGTACTGAACGTAGTCTGGAAAGTGTGTTGCATGCAAGCAAACAGAAGGTCAGTGCAATTGAAAGCATGCTTAGAGGTTTGGATTTGTCTGAGAAACATAATTCAACTCTCCGGTCATCAAGTCTGGATCTAG ATTCAACTACCACAAGTATCAATAAAGGTAGTAACCGCAATGGTGGCTTGGTTTTGTCTGATATCATTACACAAATTCAAGCTTCCAAAGATTCTGGTAAATCGTCATATCGCAGCAATCTATCAGCTGAAGCTATGCCGACTGTCTCATCATACACAATGAAGAGAGCTTCTGAGAGAGGCCAAGAAAGGGGTTTCATTGAAGAGAACAATGACATTAGGGAGGCTAGGCGATTTACAAACTCTCAAATTGATAGGCAGTATGACTCACCTCACAGAGATGGAAACTTTAGGGACTCACATAACAATCACATCCCCAATTTTCAAAGGCCGCTCTTAAGAAAGAATGTGACTGGAAGGATGTCTGCAGGCAGGAGGAGAAGTTTTGATGATAGCCAGCTCTCACTtggggaaatgtccaattatGTAGAAGGTCCCACATCTCTAAATGATGCACTGAGTGAGGGACTGAGTCCATCTTCTGACTGGAATGCTAGGGTTGCCGCATTCAATTATCTCCGGTCTTTGCTGCAGCAAGGCCCAAAAGGCATTCAAGAAGTGATTCAGAATTTTGAGAAAGTGATGAAGTTGTTTTTCCAACACTTGGATGATCCCCACCATAAAGTTGCACAAGCAGCTCTTTCAACACTTGCAGATATTATTCCATCTTGTCGTAAGCCCTTCGAAAGTTACATGGAAAGGATCTTACCCCATGTTTTCTCACGGTTAATTGACCCAAAGGAGTTAGTCAGGCAGCCTTGCTCAACAACTTTGGATATTGTTAGCAAAACTTACAGTGTAGATTCCCTCTTGCCTGCTTTGCTCCGTTCACTAGATGAGCAGCGGTCGCCAAAGGCCAAATTAGCTGTTATTGAATTTGCTATCAGTTCCTTTAACAAGCATTCAATCAATACTGAAGGTTCTGGTAACAGTGGCATCCTTAAATTATGGCTTTCTAAGTTGACACCATTGGTCCATGATAAAAATACTAAACTAAAGGAGGCAGCCATTACATGCATAATATCTGTCTACTCCCACTTTGATTCAATATCAGTCTTGAATTTTATTCTTAGTTTGTCAGTTGAAGAACAAAATTCTTTGAGAAGAGCCTTGAAACAGTATACTCCTCGCATTGAAGTGGACCTTATGAACTTTttgcaaaacaagaaagagcGACAGCGCCTAAAGTCTTCTTATGATCCGTCTGATGTAGTTGGAACATCTTCTGAAGAAGGATATGTTAGTGTCTCAAAGAAGAGTCACTTCTTTGGGAGGTACTCTGCTGGTTCTGTTGACAGTGATGGTGGCAGGAAGTGGAGTTCAACCCAAGAATCAGCCATTGTCACCGGCAATGCTGGCCAAACAGCTTCTGATGAAGCTCGGGAGAACTTGTATCAGAATTTTGAGACTGGTTCCAACAATGATGTTCTCAATTCAAAATCGAAGGATCTGTCTTACACAATCAATCCCGTGAGTCAGAACTTGGGATCGTGGACTAGCCCACTGGATAATATTGATGGTAGAGTAAATTTGGAAGGCTTGTCTGCTACTCCTTGCATGGACGTTAATGGTCTTATGAGCTTGGACCATATGGGGGTTGGTGAAAACATTGGGCATGATAGTGAAGCTCCCACTGACTTGGAGCCTAATCATGAAAAACTTAAAGCTTTGAAAGTTAATTCTACACCAGACACAGGTCCCAGTATCCCTCAGATACTTCACCTG ATTGGCAATGGAACTGAGGAAAGTCCTACGGCAAGTAAACGTGATGCACTTCAACAGTTAATTGAAGCTTCCATAGCTAATGAGCACTCTGTTTGGACCAAG TATTTTAATCAGATTTTGACAGTTGTACTTGAGGTATTGGATGATTTTGATTCCTCAACTCGGGAACTCTCTCTTTCATTGATCATTGAAATGCTTAAGAACCAG aaAGATGCCATGGAAGATTCTGTTGAGATTGTAATTGAGAAGCTGCTTCATGTTACGAAGGATGTAGTTCCCAAA GTTTCAAATGAATCGGAGCACTGCTTGAGTATTGTTTTGTCCCAGTATGATCCATTCAGATGTTTAagt GTTATTGTCCCTTTATTGGTAACTGAAGATGAGAAAACTCTTGTTACCTGTATTAACTGTTTGACAAAG CTTGTAGGCCGGCTTTCACAAGATGAACTAATGGCTCAATTACCATCATTTTTGCCTGCACTTTTTGAAGCGTTCGGAAACCAGAGTGCTGATGTTCGCAAG ACTGTCGTCTTCTGTTTAGTCGATATATATATCATGCTTGGAAAAGCATTCTTGCCATACCTGGAGGGGCTCAACAGCACACAGTTACGGTTGGTGACTATATATGCGAATCGAATTTCGCAGGCCAGGACAGGGTCGTCGATAGACACTAACCACGATTAG
- the LOC18766494 gene encoding CLIP-associated protein isoform X1 — translation MEEALELARAKDTKERMAGVERLHQLLEASRKSLSSSEVTSLVDCCMDLLKDNNFRVSQGALQALASAAVLSGDHLKLHFNALVPAVVERLGDGKQPVRDAARRLLLTLMEVSSPTIIVERAGSYAWAHKSWRVREEFARTVTAAIGLFAATELPLQRAILPPILQMLNDSNPGVREAAIMCIEEMYTQAGPQFRDELQRHHLPMSMVKDINARLERIEPKVRSSDGLSSNFSAVETKHVSHNPKKSSPKAKSSSREVSLFGGENDATEKSVDPIKVYSEKELIREIEKIASTLVPEKDWSVRIAAMQRIEGFVYGGATDYQCFRGLLKQLVGPLSTQLSDRRSSIVKQACHLLCFLSKELLGDFEACAEMFIPVLFKLVVITVLVIAESADNCIKTMLRNCKVARVLPRIADCAKNDRNAVLRARCCDYALLILEYWADAPEIQRSADLYEDLIRCCVADAMSEVRSTARMCYRMFSKTWPERSRRLFSLFDPVIQRLINEEDGGIHRRHASPSVRDRGVSYTPQPSAASNLPGYGTSAIVAMDKSSSLSSGTSLSSGLLLSQAKSLGKGTERSLESVLHASKQKVSAIESMLRGLDLSEKHNSTLRSSSLDLGVDPPSSRDPPFPAAVPASNHLSNSLMADSTTTSINKGSNRNGGLVLSDIITQIQASKDSGKSSYRSNLSAEAMPTVSSYTMKRASERGQERGFIEENNDIREARRFTNSQIDRQYDSPHRDGNFRDSHNNHIPNFQRPLLRKNVTGRMSAGRRRSFDDSQLSLGEMSNYVEGPTSLNDALSEGLSPSSDWNARVAAFNYLRSLLQQGPKGIQEVIQNFEKVMKLFFQHLDDPHHKVAQAALSTLADIIPSCRKPFESYMERILPHVFSRLIDPKELVRQPCSTTLDIVSKTYSVDSLLPALLRSLDEQRSPKAKLAVIEFAISSFNKHSINTEGSGNSGILKLWLSKLTPLVHDKNTKLKEAAITCIISVYSHFDSISVLNFILSLSVEEQNSLRRALKQYTPRIEVDLMNFLQNKKERQRLKSSYDPSDVVGTSSEEGYVSVSKKSHFFGRYSAGSVDSDGGRKWSSTQESAIVTGNAGQTASDEARENLYQNFETGSNNDVLNSKSKDLSYTINPVSQNLGSWTSPLDNIDGRVNLEGLSATPCMDVNGLMSLDHMGVGENIGHDSEAPTDLEPNHEKLKALKVNSTPDTGPSIPQILHLIGNGTEESPTASKRDALQQLIEASIANEHSVWTKYFNQILTVVLEVLDDFDSSTRELSLSLIIEMLKNQKDAMEDSVEIVIEKLLHVTKDVVPKVSNESEHCLSIVLSQYDPFRCLSVIVPLLVTEDEKTLVTCINCLTKLVGRLSQDELMAQLPSFLPALFEAFGNQSADVRKTVVFCLVDIYIMLGKAFLPYLEGLNSTQLRLVTIYANRISQARTGSSIDTNHD, via the exons ATGGAGGAAGCTCTGGAGCTCGCACGTGCCAAGGACACGAAGGAGCGCATGGCCGGAGTGGAGCGCCTGCATCAGCTTCTGGAAGCGTCGAGAAAGAGCCTGAGTTCGTCGGAGGTGACGTCGCTTGTCGACTGCTGCATGGATCTTCTCAAGGACAATAATTTCAGAGTCTCTCAGGGCGCTCTGCAAGCCCTAGCCTCCGCTGCTGTGCTCTCCGGCGACCACCTCAAGCTCCACTTTAATGCACTTGTTCCCGCCGTCGTCGAGCGTTTGGGCGATGGAAAACAGCCTGTTCGCGACGCCGCTCGGAGACTCCTGCTTACTCTCatggag GTTTCTTCTCCAACAATCATTGTTGAAAGAGCAGGATCTTATGCCTGGGCACACAAAAGCTGGAGAGTTCGAGAAGAGTTTGCACGAACTGTCACCGCAGCAATTGGACTTTTTGCAGCAACTGAACTTCCACTTCAGAGGGCTATACTTCCTCCT ATTCTACAGATGTTGAATGATTCAAATCCTGGTGTAAGGGAAGCAGCTATAATGTGCATTGAG GAGATGTATACACAGGCAGGGCCTCAATTCCGTGATGAACTTCAGCGGCACCATCTTCCTATGTCTATG GTGAAGGATATTAATGCGAGGCTAGAGAGGATTGAACCTAAGGTTCGTTCCTCAGATGGACTTTCCAGCAATTTTAGTGCTGTAGAAACAAAGCATGTGAGCCATAACCCCAAGAAAAGTAGTCCAAAGGCCAAAAGTTCCTCAAGGGAGGTGTCTCTTTTTGGAG GGGAAAATGATGCTACTGAAAAATCCGTAGACCCTATTAAAGTTTATTCAGAGAAGGAACTAATAAgggaaattgagaaaattgcTTCTACCCTTGTACCAGAAAAAGATTGGTCAGTTCGCATTGCTGCAATGCAGAGAATTGAAGGGTTTGTATATGGAG GTGCTACTGACTATCAATGTTTCCGGGGACTCTTGAAGCAACTTGTTGGCCCTCTGAGCACACAATTATCTGATCGAAGGTCTAGCATAGTAAAGCAG GCTTGCCATCTGTTGTGCTTTTTGTCGAAGGAGCTTTTGGGAGATTTTGAGGCATGCGCAGAGATGTTCATTCCA GTTCTTTTCAAGCTGGTTGTGATTACTGTACTTGTAATTGCAGAGTCAGCAGATAATTGCATAAAAACG ATGTTGCGTAATTGTAAAGTTGCTCGTGTGCTTCCTCGAATTGCTGATTGTGCAAAGAATGACCGTAATGCAGTACTTCGTGCAAG GTGTTGTGATTATGCACTGTTGATACTAGAGTATTGGGCTGATGCACCAGAAATACAACGATCGGCGGATTTGTATGAAGATCTAATAAGGTGTTGTGTGGCAGATGCAATGAGCGAG GTCCGATCGACTGCAAGAATGTGCTATAGAATGTTCTCAAAAACATGGCCAGAGCGTTCCCGACGATTATTTTCCCTATTTGATCCTGTTATTCAAAGG TTAATCAATGAAGAGGACGGGGGAATACATAGGCGTCATGCTTCTCCTTCTGTTCGTGATAGGGGTGTGTCATATACTCCCCAGCCCTCTGCTGCTTCAAATTTACCTGGATATGGAACTTCAGCTATTGTTGCAATGGATAAAAGTTCAAGTTTATCCTCAGGCACTTCTCTATCTTCAGGACTACTTTTGTCACAAGCTAAATCACTTGGTAAAGGTACTGAACGTAGTCTGGAAAGTGTGTTGCATGCAAGCAAACAGAAGGTCAGTGCAATTGAAAGCATGCTTAGAGGTTTGGATTTGTCTGAGAAACATAATTCAACTCTCCGGTCATCAAGTCTGGATCTAG GAGTTGACCCTCCATCATCTCGTGATCCACCATTCCCTGCTGCTGTCCCAGCTTCTAATCATCTTTCAAACTCTTTAATGGCAGATTCAACTACCACAAGTATCAATAAAGGTAGTAACCGCAATGGTGGCTTGGTTTTGTCTGATATCATTACACAAATTCAAGCTTCCAAAGATTCTGGTAAATCGTCATATCGCAGCAATCTATCAGCTGAAGCTATGCCGACTGTCTCATCATACACAATGAAGAGAGCTTCTGAGAGAGGCCAAGAAAGGGGTTTCATTGAAGAGAACAATGACATTAGGGAGGCTAGGCGATTTACAAACTCTCAAATTGATAGGCAGTATGACTCACCTCACAGAGATGGAAACTTTAGGGACTCACATAACAATCACATCCCCAATTTTCAAAGGCCGCTCTTAAGAAAGAATGTGACTGGAAGGATGTCTGCAGGCAGGAGGAGAAGTTTTGATGATAGCCAGCTCTCACTtggggaaatgtccaattatGTAGAAGGTCCCACATCTCTAAATGATGCACTGAGTGAGGGACTGAGTCCATCTTCTGACTGGAATGCTAGGGTTGCCGCATTCAATTATCTCCGGTCTTTGCTGCAGCAAGGCCCAAAAGGCATTCAAGAAGTGATTCAGAATTTTGAGAAAGTGATGAAGTTGTTTTTCCAACACTTGGATGATCCCCACCATAAAGTTGCACAAGCAGCTCTTTCAACACTTGCAGATATTATTCCATCTTGTCGTAAGCCCTTCGAAAGTTACATGGAAAGGATCTTACCCCATGTTTTCTCACGGTTAATTGACCCAAAGGAGTTAGTCAGGCAGCCTTGCTCAACAACTTTGGATATTGTTAGCAAAACTTACAGTGTAGATTCCCTCTTGCCTGCTTTGCTCCGTTCACTAGATGAGCAGCGGTCGCCAAAGGCCAAATTAGCTGTTATTGAATTTGCTATCAGTTCCTTTAACAAGCATTCAATCAATACTGAAGGTTCTGGTAACAGTGGCATCCTTAAATTATGGCTTTCTAAGTTGACACCATTGGTCCATGATAAAAATACTAAACTAAAGGAGGCAGCCATTACATGCATAATATCTGTCTACTCCCACTTTGATTCAATATCAGTCTTGAATTTTATTCTTAGTTTGTCAGTTGAAGAACAAAATTCTTTGAGAAGAGCCTTGAAACAGTATACTCCTCGCATTGAAGTGGACCTTATGAACTTTttgcaaaacaagaaagagcGACAGCGCCTAAAGTCTTCTTATGATCCGTCTGATGTAGTTGGAACATCTTCTGAAGAAGGATATGTTAGTGTCTCAAAGAAGAGTCACTTCTTTGGGAGGTACTCTGCTGGTTCTGTTGACAGTGATGGTGGCAGGAAGTGGAGTTCAACCCAAGAATCAGCCATTGTCACCGGCAATGCTGGCCAAACAGCTTCTGATGAAGCTCGGGAGAACTTGTATCAGAATTTTGAGACTGGTTCCAACAATGATGTTCTCAATTCAAAATCGAAGGATCTGTCTTACACAATCAATCCCGTGAGTCAGAACTTGGGATCGTGGACTAGCCCACTGGATAATATTGATGGTAGAGTAAATTTGGAAGGCTTGTCTGCTACTCCTTGCATGGACGTTAATGGTCTTATGAGCTTGGACCATATGGGGGTTGGTGAAAACATTGGGCATGATAGTGAAGCTCCCACTGACTTGGAGCCTAATCATGAAAAACTTAAAGCTTTGAAAGTTAATTCTACACCAGACACAGGTCCCAGTATCCCTCAGATACTTCACCTG ATTGGCAATGGAACTGAGGAAAGTCCTACGGCAAGTAAACGTGATGCACTTCAACAGTTAATTGAAGCTTCCATAGCTAATGAGCACTCTGTTTGGACCAAG TATTTTAATCAGATTTTGACAGTTGTACTTGAGGTATTGGATGATTTTGATTCCTCAACTCGGGAACTCTCTCTTTCATTGATCATTGAAATGCTTAAGAACCAG aaAGATGCCATGGAAGATTCTGTTGAGATTGTAATTGAGAAGCTGCTTCATGTTACGAAGGATGTAGTTCCCAAA GTTTCAAATGAATCGGAGCACTGCTTGAGTATTGTTTTGTCCCAGTATGATCCATTCAGATGTTTAagt GTTATTGTCCCTTTATTGGTAACTGAAGATGAGAAAACTCTTGTTACCTGTATTAACTGTTTGACAAAG CTTGTAGGCCGGCTTTCACAAGATGAACTAATGGCTCAATTACCATCATTTTTGCCTGCACTTTTTGAAGCGTTCGGAAACCAGAGTGCTGATGTTCGCAAG ACTGTCGTCTTCTGTTTAGTCGATATATATATCATGCTTGGAAAAGCATTCTTGCCATACCTGGAGGGGCTCAACAGCACACAGTTACGGTTGGTGACTATATATGCGAATCGAATTTCGCAGGCCAGGACAGGGTCGTCGATAGACACTAACCACGATTAG